One Ignavibacteriota bacterium DNA segment encodes these proteins:
- a CDS encoding NAD-dependent epimerase/dehydratase family protein, with amino-acid sequence MNILVTGGSGFIGSHIVEHYHRKASVTVLDSFRSGFRHNLEGFNVRLVEGSVTDETLVHQLMKGVDYVFHLAALVSVPESMEKPRETVDINVRGALHVLEAARASGVRKVVISSSAAIYGNNPVVPKLESMVPEPRSPYAITKLDDEYYARMFTEDCNQPVTCLRYFNVFGPRQNPKSQYAAAVPIFIDRCLRNEDLVIYGDGEQTRDFIYVKDIVAANAAAAEGNATGVYNIACGRSMSIRALADTLKKITGSSSRIIHAEERAGDVKHSLADTTRARTLLGFAPSFTLEDGFTATIDWLRTRRA; translated from the coding sequence ATGAACATCCTCGTGACCGGAGGCTCCGGCTTCATCGGGAGCCATATCGTTGAACACTATCACCGGAAGGCGTCCGTAACGGTCCTCGACAGCTTCCGCTCCGGGTTCCGTCACAACCTCGAAGGCTTCAACGTGCGCCTCGTGGAAGGAAGCGTGACGGATGAAACCCTTGTCCATCAGCTCATGAAGGGTGTGGACTACGTGTTCCACCTCGCTGCGCTGGTGAGCGTCCCGGAATCCATGGAGAAGCCACGCGAAACGGTGGACATCAACGTCCGCGGTGCCCTCCATGTCCTGGAAGCGGCGCGCGCAAGCGGCGTGCGCAAGGTCGTGATCTCGTCCTCCGCCGCGATCTACGGCAACAATCCCGTGGTGCCCAAACTCGAGAGCATGGTCCCCGAGCCGCGCAGCCCGTATGCGATCACCAAACTCGACGATGAGTATTACGCGCGCATGTTCACCGAGGACTGCAATCAGCCGGTCACCTGCCTCCGGTACTTCAACGTCTTCGGCCCACGCCAGAATCCGAAATCGCAGTACGCTGCCGCCGTTCCCATCTTCATCGACCGCTGTCTGCGCAATGAGGACCTGGTGATCTACGGCGACGGCGAACAGACCAGAGACTTCATCTACGTCAAGGATATCGTTGCCGCGAACGCGGCCGCCGCAGAAGGGAATGCCACGGGAGTCTACAACATCGCGTGCGGCAGGAGCATGAGCATCCGCGCGCTCGCCGACACGCTGAAGAAGATCACGGGCTCCTCCAGCCGCATCATCCACGCCGAGGAGCGCGCGGGCGACGTGAAACACTCGCTCGCCGATACGACCCGGGCACGCACCCTGCTGGGATTCGCGCCCTCCTTCACCCTGGAAGACGGCTTCACGGCGACCATCGACTGGCTGCGCACCCGCCGGGCCTAG
- a CDS encoding 1-acyl-sn-glycerol-3-phosphate acyltransferase, which yields MLTVIRSAWVWFAVTLLVIVWLPLLGLIRLFDRNPVRFTTGRWFRNLGVAMTKVNPLWSLHVTGFSVPREHTPFVVVSNHQSLADIPLISHIPWEMKWIGKAELFAIPVMGWMMKLAGDISVDRKDARSGARTIIRASQYLEQKCPVMFFPEGTRSPDGRVGRFSDGAFHLAIRTHTPILPVAVEGSSDALPKHSWRFGKPSDIHVHVLDPVPTDGLTQADLPVLRDRIRQSIIHEIARRRGVPDDQVDALAGAPATGAS from the coding sequence ATGCTTACCGTCATTCGTTCCGCGTGGGTGTGGTTCGCGGTCACGCTCCTTGTCATTGTCTGGCTGCCGTTGCTCGGACTCATCCGCCTGTTCGACAGGAACCCGGTGCGGTTCACGACCGGGCGCTGGTTCAGGAATCTCGGCGTTGCGATGACGAAAGTGAATCCCCTGTGGAGCCTGCACGTGACCGGCTTCAGCGTGCCGCGGGAGCATACGCCCTTCGTGGTCGTCAGCAACCACCAGTCGCTTGCGGACATTCCTCTCATCTCCCACATCCCGTGGGAAATGAAGTGGATCGGGAAGGCAGAGCTGTTCGCGATCCCGGTCATGGGATGGATGATGAAGCTCGCGGGCGACATTAGCGTGGACCGCAAAGATGCGCGGAGCGGAGCGAGAACGATCATCCGTGCCTCACAGTATCTCGAGCAGAAATGTCCGGTGATGTTCTTCCCCGAAGGGACGCGTTCGCCGGACGGCCGGGTCGGCCGGTTCTCGGATGGCGCGTTCCATCTCGCCATTCGGACCCACACGCCGATCCTCCCCGTGGCGGTGGAAGGGTCCTCGGATGCGCTGCCGAAGCACAGCTGGCGATTCGGCAAACCGAGCGATATCCATGTCCACGTGCTGGACCCGGTGCCGACCGACGGCCTCACGCAGGCAGACCTCCCGGTATTGCGTGATCGGATCCGCCAGTCGATCATCCATGAGATCGCCCGCCGGCGGGGCGTCCCGGATGATCAGGTGGACGCGCTCGCAGGCGCGCCGGCGACCGGGGCTTCCTAG
- a CDS encoding cation-translocating P-type ATPase: MTEAADVARRPAGEVSEKHGQPWHSFPVDDVLRRVKSGADGLHPDEAARRLSSQGANELPKAQQESVIVLFLRQFASILILTLFAAAGISAFMGEWVEAIAILVIVILAGIVGFIQEYQAERALEALQRLAAPNATVRRDGKDQLVPAREVVPGDVIVLKTGDAVPADSRIIDAPHLEVDESTLTGESLATRKTTLPLDGENLPLGDRTNMVFSGTSVVQGRGTAVVIGTGGATEFGKIAALLQGTGQTRTPLQVVLDKLGRTLGIASFILAVAMSGLGLLQGYPVLQMFIWGVAIAVAVIPEALPAVVTITLALGVRRMATRNALIRKLPAVETLGATSIICSDKTGTLTQNEMTVRRLVCGGVTYGITGAGFEPRGSFLKGGKAIPPLPDPVIRQILVTGLLCNDALLQEPAPGHWVIIGDPTEGALVVAAAKAGLDHGVLTQEYQRIDEIPFTSERKCMTTVHNDGNGALVCTKGAPEVVLALCTHEHTAAGDVALNEARITLLLQQAKEMAQDALRVLALGYKRTGPREDLSGAERGLIFAGLVGIQDPPRPEVFDAIRTCRQAGIRPVMITGDHLVTALAVGRELGILRDGAGALAGADLDRMSDDELAVAVKTTDIFARISPEHKLRIVNAFLSHGEVVAMTGDGVNDAPSLKRADIGVAMGITGTDVSKEASDMILTDDNFATIVEAVREGRSIFQNIRKYLVFLLSGNLGTVLALVIALLAGMPLPLAAVQVLFINFIMDGLIAIALGVEPPESGIMRHTPRRRSEGMLDTNALTMIGVIGLVIGLVPLGVYTLALDMQMSEIYAMTLFYWALIASRLVNGLNCRSLTDSVVRGRASRHPNPVLYASMAITVVLTGLTVYVPGLDAVFMTTALKPAHVGYILAASLLVLIVGETVKVIRKRAAGGGAPAPAGR, encoded by the coding sequence ATGACCGAAGCCGCAGACGTCGCACGGCGTCCCGCGGGGGAAGTATCGGAGAAACACGGACAGCCGTGGCATTCCTTCCCCGTTGACGACGTTCTGCGACGCGTGAAGTCGGGGGCCGATGGCTTGCACCCCGACGAGGCTGCCCGGCGGCTGTCCTCGCAAGGCGCGAACGAGTTGCCGAAGGCGCAACAGGAATCCGTCATCGTCCTCTTCCTCCGGCAGTTTGCCAGCATCCTTATCCTGACGCTCTTCGCTGCCGCCGGGATCTCCGCGTTCATGGGGGAGTGGGTTGAAGCGATCGCGATCCTGGTCATCGTCATCCTGGCCGGGATCGTTGGCTTCATCCAGGAGTATCAGGCGGAACGCGCCCTCGAGGCCCTCCAGCGTCTTGCCGCGCCGAATGCCACCGTCCGGCGCGATGGCAAAGACCAGCTCGTTCCCGCACGCGAGGTCGTCCCGGGGGACGTCATCGTGCTGAAGACCGGTGATGCTGTTCCCGCGGACTCCCGGATCATCGATGCACCGCACCTTGAGGTGGACGAATCCACGCTCACCGGCGAGTCGCTCGCCACGCGCAAGACCACCCTTCCTCTCGACGGTGAAAACCTTCCCCTCGGCGACCGCACCAACATGGTGTTCAGCGGGACCTCCGTGGTGCAGGGGCGGGGGACCGCGGTTGTCATTGGTACCGGTGGCGCAACGGAGTTCGGAAAGATCGCCGCGTTGCTGCAGGGGACGGGGCAGACCAGGACGCCGTTGCAGGTCGTGCTCGATAAGCTCGGGCGCACGCTGGGGATCGCATCGTTCATCCTTGCTGTTGCCATGAGCGGGCTCGGATTATTACAGGGCTATCCTGTGCTGCAGATGTTCATCTGGGGCGTCGCGATCGCCGTCGCCGTGATCCCCGAGGCCCTGCCGGCCGTCGTCACGATCACGCTGGCGCTCGGTGTGAGGCGCATGGCGACCCGGAATGCGCTCATCCGCAAATTGCCCGCGGTGGAAACGCTGGGTGCGACGTCGATCATCTGTTCGGACAAGACCGGAACGCTCACCCAGAACGAGATGACCGTTCGCCGTCTCGTCTGCGGAGGTGTGACATACGGGATCACCGGTGCCGGGTTCGAGCCACGTGGATCCTTCCTGAAGGGGGGCAAGGCGATCCCCCCGCTTCCGGACCCGGTGATCAGGCAAATCCTGGTGACCGGGTTGTTGTGCAATGATGCGCTGTTGCAGGAACCGGCGCCGGGTCATTGGGTGATCATCGGGGATCCTACCGAGGGTGCGCTCGTGGTCGCCGCGGCGAAGGCCGGGCTCGATCACGGGGTGCTGACGCAGGAGTATCAACGCATCGACGAGATCCCGTTCACATCGGAACGGAAATGCATGACCACGGTCCACAACGATGGGAACGGCGCGCTGGTGTGCACCAAGGGTGCACCGGAGGTCGTCCTCGCTCTCTGCACCCATGAACACACCGCTGCGGGGGATGTGGCGTTGAACGAAGCACGCATCACTCTTCTCCTGCAACAGGCGAAGGAGATGGCACAGGATGCGCTCCGCGTGCTGGCACTCGGATACAAGCGGACCGGCCCACGGGAGGACCTCTCCGGGGCGGAACGGGGGCTCATCTTTGCAGGCCTTGTCGGGATCCAGGACCCGCCGCGTCCTGAAGTGTTCGACGCCATCCGTACGTGCAGGCAGGCCGGCATCCGTCCGGTGATGATCACCGGCGACCATCTCGTGACGGCGCTGGCGGTCGGCAGGGAACTCGGGATCCTCCGTGATGGGGCGGGTGCGCTTGCCGGAGCGGACCTCGACCGGATGTCGGACGATGAGCTCGCCGTGGCGGTGAAGACGACGGACATCTTTGCGCGCATCTCGCCGGAGCACAAACTCCGGATCGTGAACGCATTCCTGAGCCACGGAGAAGTAGTGGCGATGACGGGCGACGGCGTGAATGATGCGCCGTCGCTCAAGCGTGCGGATATCGGGGTGGCCATGGGGATCACCGGTACCGACGTGAGCAAAGAAGCGTCCGACATGATCCTCACGGACGACAATTTCGCGACGATCGTGGAAGCCGTCCGCGAAGGGCGCAGCATCTTTCAGAACATCCGGAAATATCTCGTCTTCCTTCTCAGCGGGAACCTTGGCACGGTCCTCGCGCTCGTCATCGCGTTGCTCGCCGGCATGCCGCTGCCGCTTGCCGCCGTGCAGGTGCTGTTCATCAACTTCATCATGGACGGCCTGATCGCGATCGCCCTGGGCGTCGAACCGCCGGAAAGCGGCATCATGCGTCATACGCCGCGCCGCCGGTCGGAAGGGATGCTCGACACGAACGCGCTCACGATGATCGGGGTGATCGGCCTGGTGATCGGTCTCGTGCCGCTCGGGGTGTACACACTCGCGCTCGATATGCAGATGTCCGAGATCTACGCCATGACCCTGTTCTACTGGGCGCTCATCGCGTCACGGCTCGTGAACGGCCTGAACTGCCGTTCGCTGACCGACTCGGTGGTCCGCGGCCGGGCCTCGCGGCATCCGAATCCGGTGTTGTATGCCAGCATGGCGATCACGGTCGTGCTCACCGGGCTGACGGTCTATGTGCCCGGCCTGGACGCGGTGTTCATGACCACGGCGCTGAAGCCGGCGCATGTGGGATACATCCTTGCAGCGTCGCTGCTGGTGTTGATCGTGGGGGAGACCGTGAAGGTGATACGGAAGCGCGCGGCGGGAGGGGGTGCCCCGGCTCCCGCCGGCAGGTGA
- the htpX gene encoding zinc metalloprotease HtpX: MNTTKTVFLMAVMTVLLVFAGSLIGGKGGMMIAFVMALVMNVGSYWFSDKIVLRMYGGQELTQADAPELFQITRELAANGGLPMPKVYLIRGDQPNAFATGRDPDHAAIAVTEGIMRLLSRDELRGVIAHELAHVKHRDILIGTIAATMAGAISMIANMAQWAMIFGGGRSSDDREGGSPIGGLVMMIVAPFAAMLIQMAISRSREFMADEGGAQMAGNPMSLANALRKLEARAHQIPMDASPSTAHMFIVNPLSGGGVMKLFSTHPPMEERIARLEAMASGRAL; encoded by the coding sequence ATGAATACTACAAAAACGGTTTTTCTCATGGCGGTCATGACGGTCCTGCTGGTGTTCGCCGGCAGCCTGATCGGCGGCAAAGGCGGGATGATGATCGCGTTCGTGATGGCGTTGGTGATGAACGTGGGGTCGTACTGGTTCAGCGATAAGATCGTGCTGCGCATGTACGGCGGACAGGAGCTCACCCAGGCGGATGCGCCGGAACTGTTCCAGATCACCCGGGAACTTGCGGCCAACGGTGGGTTGCCGATGCCGAAAGTGTATCTCATCCGCGGCGACCAGCCGAATGCCTTTGCGACAGGGCGCGACCCGGATCATGCGGCCATTGCCGTGACCGAAGGTATCATGCGTTTGCTGTCGCGCGATGAACTGCGTGGCGTGATCGCGCATGAGCTTGCCCACGTGAAGCACCGCGATATCCTGATCGGGACGATCGCGGCGACGATGGCCGGTGCGATCAGTATGATCGCGAACATGGCCCAATGGGCGATGATCTTCGGCGGAGGCCGCAGCTCCGATGACCGTGAGGGCGGGAGCCCGATCGGGGGACTCGTCATGATGATCGTGGCGCCGTTCGCGGCGATGCTGATCCAGATGGCGATCTCGCGTTCCCGCGAGTTCATGGCCGATGAAGGGGGTGCGCAGATGGCCGGCAATCCCATGAGCCTCGCCAATGCGCTCCGCAAGCTTGAAGCGCGCGCACATCAGATACCGATGGACGCGTCGCCCAGCACCGCGCACATGTTCATCGTGAACCCGCTCAGCGGCGGCGGCGTCATGAAACTCTTCAGCACCCATCCGCCGATGGAAGAACGTATCGCACGCCTTGAGGCGATGGCCTCCGGGCGCGCGCTATGA
- a CDS encoding polyisoprenoid-binding protein, producing MQRTILAVLTLVLAISGAVAQTTWKLDNAHSAVKFSVTHMVIAEVPGNFREFDVTFTQKGTADFAGSSLSATIKTASINTDNEGRDKHLRSDDFFNADKFPAITFTSTSFEKTGTDTYVIKGDLTIRDVTKPVVLNARYTGTVKDPRGNTKIGFKATTAINRFDFGVKWNKAVEAGGLVVGETVDITLLMEFAQAK from the coding sequence ATGCAGCGCACGATCCTTGCCGTCCTCACCCTCGTCCTCGCCATCAGCGGGGCCGTTGCCCAGACCACGTGGAAGCTTGACAATGCCCACAGCGCGGTCAAGTTCTCCGTCACCCATATGGTCATCGCCGAGGTCCCCGGGAATTTCCGCGAGTTCGACGTGACCTTCACGCAGAAGGGCACCGCCGACTTCGCAGGAAGCTCGCTGTCCGCCACGATCAAGACCGCCAGCATCAATACCGACAACGAAGGGCGCGACAAGCACCTTCGCTCGGACGATTTCTTCAATGCCGACAAGTTCCCGGCGATCACGTTCACGAGCACGTCGTTCGAGAAGACCGGCACCGATACCTATGTGATCAAGGGCGACCTCACCATCCGCGATGTCACAAAGCCGGTGGTGCTGAATGCCCGCTACACCGGTACCGTGAAGGATCCCAGGGGCAACACCAAGATCGGCTTCAAGGCGACCACCGCGATCAATCGCTTTGACTTCGGCGTGAAATGGAACAAGGCCGTGGAGGCAGGCGGGCTGGTCGTGGGCGAGACCGTGGACATCACCCTGCTGATGGAGTTCGCACAGGCGAAGTGA
- a CDS encoding MarR family transcriptional regulator: MRSNGRYGQVADRALGMWVKLARAYATMSRLTAGDIRRYGLTQAQFGVLESLGHKGRMTLGDLAHTSLSTGGNITVVVNNLIRVGLVKRTVSTLDRRVVFVALTPRGTRLFRRIFPRHAEAVARIASVLSAEEQERLGDLLRKLGRGAEEQGITSNLK; encoded by the coding sequence ATGAGATCGAACGGGAGGTACGGGCAGGTGGCGGACCGCGCACTGGGCATGTGGGTGAAGCTGGCCCGGGCGTACGCGACGATGAGCAGGTTGACCGCCGGGGACATCCGGCGGTACGGCCTGACGCAGGCCCAGTTCGGCGTTCTGGAATCCCTTGGCCACAAGGGGCGGATGACGCTGGGCGATCTGGCGCACACAAGCCTGTCGACGGGAGGGAACATCACCGTGGTGGTGAACAATCTCATCCGGGTGGGGCTGGTCAAGCGGACGGTCAGCACCCTGGACCGTCGCGTGGTCTTCGTGGCCCTGACGCCCCGGGGGACGAGGTTGTTCCGGCGGATCTTTCCGCGGCATGCGGAAGCGGTGGCGCGGATCGCCTCCGTCCTGTCCGCCGAGGAACAGGAACGCCTGGGGGACCTGCTGCGGAAGCTCGGCCGGGGGGCGGAAGAACAGGGAATTACTTCAAATTTAAAATAA